One stretch of Eretmochelys imbricata isolate rEreImb1 chromosome 1, rEreImb1.hap1, whole genome shotgun sequence DNA includes these proteins:
- the LOC144259290 gene encoding perilipin-3-like produces MSSKMTKLDIASSENWEQKKQCNVLKKPSGLPFVSNVCHLVSTKYTSIKKRHPYIKFICTGTEKGVKTINEVVVSSAQPVLNTLEPQSATVNCKGLESVEEKLPILCQNADQVVSDAKDFMRFSKVMGENDAVTKTIIGVVGLTKEAIQTNMETPKSAVINVKPTAFVEGHGMASGQQQQDYDGYLLRLGSMMTKFQQCAYQHSQSKLLKYCIIALIHTITQPLKTIYLILLIIIEYFPVNFQDKMLQVSRTTEVLRASFSTLDSFQDLSRRILSQIWEKVTKKEEHMNKLLEYVVYSTPLCWFVGPFNALRGRI; encoded by the exons ATGTCCTCTAAGATGACCAAACTAGACATTGCTTCCTCAGAGAACTGGGAACAGAAGAAGCAG TGTAATGTCTTGAAGAAACCTAGTGGCCTACCCTTCGTAAGCAATGTCTGTCACTTGGTTTCCACTAAATATACTTCCATCAAAAAGAGACACCCGTACATCAAATTTATATGTACTGGGACAGAGAAAGGAGTGAAGACCATTAATGAAGTTGTGGTCAGCAGTGCACAGCCAGTTCTGAATACCCTGGAACCTCAAT CTGCAACAGTAAACTGCAAGGGTCTAGAgtcagtggaggagaagctgccgATACTTTGTCAAAATGCTGATCAG GTTGTTTCAGATGCAAAGGACTTCATGAGGTTTTCCAAAGTGATGGGTGAAAATGATGCAGTGACCAAGACAATAATAGGAGTGGTCGGCCTGACCAAAGAGGCCATCCAGACCAATATGGAGACCCCCAAATCAGCAGTGATTAATG TTAAACCTACAGCTTTTGTAGAAGGGCATGGAATGGCTTCTGGTCAGCAGCAGCAAGATTATGACGGTTACCTACTGCGTCTGGGCTCCATGATGACCAAATTCCAGCAATGTGCTTACCAGCATTCCCAGAGCAAG TTGCTGAAATATTGCATCATTGCCTTGATTCATACAATTACCCAACCCCTGAAGACCATCTACCTGATCCTACTGATCATTATTGAATACTTTCCCGTCAACTTTCAGGACAAGATGCTACAAGTTTCCCGTACCACAGAAGTGCTCCGTGCTTCATTCTCCACTCTTGATTCCTTCCAAGATCTGTCTAGACGAATCCTCTCCCAAATATGGGAGAAAGTGACCAAGAAAGAGGAACATATGAATAAGCTGCTGGAGTATGTGGTGTACAGTACACCTCTGTGTTGGTTTGTGGGACCCTTCAATGCTTTAAGAGGCAGAATATAA
- the LOC144272795 gene encoding perilipin-3-like: MTSNGKDTNMASPEHGEEEQQNVLRRVASLPLVNSAYDLAATAYASTKESHPYVRSICDMAEKGVTSITNVAVSSAQPLVTKLEPQVMTADECTSEVPDKVEETLPIFQQTADKVTFTTLELASSRLTDVKETMIRMVDMTKEAVQDGMRTTKSMVTDHMSTVVESRMGQLAISGMEAVLEKSEELLDHYLPMTDDELAELAEPVEGAEVSSAQPQEHRSYFVRLGSLSTKLRQRAYRYSLDKMRRTSQNIREALSQLHQTMGLIEYIKQGVKLQEVQEKFHHIWLSWNREQPKGSEIKDLAKPEMESETLAMSRSIIQQLQDACQMLVSSIQGLPTTFQDKVQQVYHNMEELHDSFSTAHSFQDLSSSLLTQSQEMVTKAQEYVDELMAYMMENTPLSWIVGPFTPSGKVSADSIEPQNQENEAAEAEVITASKSEEAL; encoded by the exons ATGACTTCTAATGGAAAAGACACCAATATGGCATCCccagagcatggggaggaggagcaaCAG AATGTCTTGAGGAGGGTGGCTAGTCTACCTTTAGTCAACTCTGCCTATGATCTGGCTGCCACTGCGTATGCTTCCACCAAGGAGAGCCATCCCTATGTGAGGTCCATCTGTGACATGGCAGAGAAGGGAGTGACGTCCATAACCAACGTTGCAGTAAGCAGTGCACAGCCACTTGTAACTAAACTTGAACCTCAGG TGATGACAGCAGATGAGTGTACTTCTGAAGTACCTGACAAAGTGGAGGAGACTCTACCAATCTTTCAACAGACTGCTGATAAGGTAACTTTCACCACCCTT GAGTTGGCATCTTCCAGACTGACAGATGTCAAAGAGACAATGATCAGAATGGTAGATATGACCAAAGAAGCTGTACAGGATGGTATGAGGACCACCAAATCAATGGTAACTGACCACATGAGCACAGTTGTGGAATCAAGAATGGGCCAGTTGGCCATAAGTGGAATGGAAGCAGTACTGGAGAAATCTGAAGAGCTCTTGGATCACTATCTTCCCATGACAGATGATGAACTAG CTGAACTTGCTGAACCTGTGGAAGGTGCTGAAGTGTCTTCAGCACAACCACAAGAGCATCGGAGTTACTTCGTGCGTTTAGGTTCCCTGTCAACCAAACTTCGCCAACGTGCCTACCGCTATTCCCTAGACAAGATGAGACGTACCAGTCAAAACATCAGAGAGGCTCTTTCCCAGCTTCATCAAACCATGGGACTG ATTGAATACATTAAGCAAGGTGTTAAACTTCAAGAAGTCCAAGAGAAGTTCCATCACATATGGCTGAGCTGGAATAGAGAGCAGCCAAAAGGCAGTGAGATCAAAGATTTGGCAAAACCAGAG ATGGAGTCTGAGACTTTGGCTATGTCCCGCAGCATTATCCAGCAGCTGCAGGATGCCTGCCAGATGCTAGTATCCAGCATTCAAGGTCTCCCCACCACCTTTCAGGATAAGGTGCAACAGGTGTATCACAACATGGAAGAGCTTCATGATTCTTTCTCCACTGCCCATTCCTTCCAGGATCTCTCCAGCAGCCTCCTGACTCAGAGCCAGGAGATGGTGACCAAGGCCCAGGAATATGTGGATGAGCTGATGGCATACATGATGGAGAATACTCCTCTGTCTTGGATTGTGGGACCCTTCACCCCATCGGGTAAGGTGTCTGCAGATTCCATTGAACCACAAAACCAAGAAAATGAGGCTGCGGAAGCTGAAGTCATCACAGCATCCAAGTCTGAGGAGGCCTTGTGA